Within the Corvus hawaiiensis isolate bCorHaw1 chromosome 8, bCorHaw1.pri.cur, whole genome shotgun sequence genome, the region TCCCCTCAAAGAGGTGGGGTCTGCCAAACTGGCCAAGGGACTGAGCTGGGGACAGAGGTCTCACACTAGCACTGATGTAGCAGAGCAGGCACCAGCATGAGAACACAACCCTTTGGGAGTCAGTATTTGCATCCCACTCTGACTTGGATTCTGGGACTCCTTCTGCTGGAAGGGGAGGTGGATTGAGACCAGACAAGAAGAGGggacccctgccctgggcaggagcaTAAACCTTGGTCTCCTGTGTCCAGGCATGACAACAAGTCCTCTTCAGGCTCCCCCAGGGCTGTGGCCTTCTACCCTTGCTgaatcccagcccagcatctcCCCCTACTAGCTCCCATATCCACCAACACACCGTGCTTAAAGCCCAGGATAAGAGCTCCCTtccaaacacaaagcagctgccttccctctctgctAAATACCTGGCTCCTCCACCTGACCTGTGatcttttccagctgccttgGTCAAATCTGTCAAGGTCAGCAGTCCTTCTGTTAATCCCTTCAGCCCACTTGCCTTGTGCTCTACAGGTTCCCATGTTCCATcactggctctgcagagggttTCAGTTTTCCCATCCATAAGAAACAAAGCTGGTTGTCCACCCAGAAGGGTTTAGTGCAGTTTTAATGAGAACTGTTGGCTGCTCTGTTTCTGTCCAGGTTGTAGGTGTCAGTATTCAGGACACAGCCACTCTCACTAAGCACAGCAGCCTTTCTGCTTGGGTGCTTGTGTGGGCTGAGAGGCAGAAAgcattttccacattttcaagAGTTCCCCAAGGGGTCTAGTCAGGTCTTTCAGGAAATTAATTGATCTGCTCTTACTAGATCATCTGCCTTacctccctggctgctggttCCCATGTTCAGGTTTCCCAGAacccaggcagggctgctgaCACATCCCTCTGACACTGGGGGAGAAATCCAATGCACATCCCCAATAAGACCTTCTCATCTATCAGATTTGCTTTCCTGGGGGTAAGAAGTTACAAATGGATGCATATGTGCACACATGCTGTGTAACCCAGATATTTACCATAAATTTTTCAACTCGATAGTTTGGAATTGCACATTATAAATGTGCTGTGGTGATGAGCCAGAAAAAGCCTAGAAACTTCAAGATGAAAAGGGGAATGAAAGGTATCAGACATGCTGGTACTTCTgatctaatttttttcatttaaagaagtGAAAAGATGAGTGTTACCCACACGATCTGGTTCCTGGCACCCAGAGGTGCCACATGTCACCCACAAGCGTCACTCCAAGGACCAAGGCATGTAACATCCCTTGTCATGGGTTGGAAGGAAGTGGGGGCCATGCCTAGTTCAGATTTTCATCTTCAGCAAGATGGTAAATCTTATATAAAACATGCATGAATCAAAACAGAagtgcctgcctggctgctgggaagTGACGCCACCGTGACTCATGTCATTCTGTTTTAAACAATCCTCCCCCTCACCTTCTCCCCTCTGTAGTGATACACCTTGGTGGCTtttcagcacagagcacagtgaTGCTTTCTCATCTCTTCTACCTTCTTTTTTCTCAGGTGACCTCTCCTGCCACTGAGATCTCCCAAAGTACTTTCGCGGCTCACTCCAAGTACAACAAATAGCTTTATTTTcctggcatttttttcctttattattttttacacTCCATAAAAACCATTGCAAGTTTTCTTTCACGTTCACGAGATCTCCTGGAAATTATTGCCATTTCCCATACAtattacatatttaaaaataataaaaaggccAACAGACAGAGACACTCATCCTGAACTCTCTGTGGACACAGAAGCCAATGTGAGCAAGACAGAAACCATTTTTTCTGGACCAAGGCTGACTAGAGGTGACCACACACTCTAAGCAAGTCACATAACACTGAAAAAGACCACTTGACCACACATGATACACAATGGGAACAAttgggaagggatggaggaaAAGTTGTCTTGGAGCTGAAAGCttgtcaggtttttttggtgtgaaGTCCAGCAGTTACAGTGTTTTACAGCGTTATCTGATGGGAAGTGGATTCGATGAGGATTTTGGAGACATTCAAGTATTCTAGGGCTGTTCTTAAATAACAGATGGGAGGATAATAGCTCAGCAGGGTAGCTGATAGATGTTAAGTCCCTGCTTTACTTAAAAGCCCATCCAGTACAAAGGCAAATACAGAAGTACAGGAAATGCCACACCTGAATGGACCCACTGGTGGGGTTGGTATCCAGTTACACTGTGGACAATACCTGACACTtcagaggctggagcaggagaggggatTTTCACCTGGTTGTGCAACAGTGTCCTGGGAAAGGcattccctctccccactccagccCTTTGCTCCCTGAAACATGAcacaggagaggggaggaggaaagccAGAGAAAGATTTGAACAAATATTCACTCCCACCATCTCTGTGGTTGCAAAGGTAGTGCTTTTCGTTATGCTTTCTTCCCTGCTGTTGCTGTTTATTGCTTGAAACTTTAAATAAGGGTCTTTTCAAAAATAAGATGGGAAGGAGATGGGAACTGAGAACACACTAAATGGATTTCTCATGGTTCTCCAGGAATCTGGAAATACAGTAGTGGGTGCACGTTGTGTGGTTAAAACCCTAAAAAAgcactttgtattttttttaaaaaaaggacaataaAAGTTCAGAAAACCTGCCATGCTTAGACCACTTGCATCTTACAGTCACAGCGTATGGGAAGTATGATCCATGACAACCACTCCATCTCAGAGTAAGTGGATGAGGTTTCTCTATTGCACATTCATGAAATGTTCTTGTTGGGGATCACAGTTTGGATCAGGACCACACCAGCTCTGGGCCCCCCACGGTGTTCAGCAGGACGAAGATGCTGTCATTGGGCTGAGCTTCAGCTGGTGGACAGGAGAGTGGATGGGCACAGAACTCAACACTGAGGTAGGAAAGGCAAAGCATGAGCCCTCAAAGTTTTTGCCCAAAGTCAGTTCCTCTGCAAAGAAAGATGCAGCTTCTCTTTTGCATGAGGCgacaggggggctgggggtggaagACAAGATCTCTGACTCGTATTGTAGCAACTGGCCCATGAAACCAAAGTTTGGTGAGATCAGGCTGCGGCGCTGCTTGATGTAATCGAAGGCTTCATCCAGGCGCAGCTTCTTTGTCTTCATGAGATAGGCCATGCAGATGGTAGGGGAGCGTGAGATGCCCGCCTCACAGTGCACCAGGATCTTGCCGCCTGTTCGCCTGACGTAATCTGAGGGAAAAGCCATTACAGACATCAGTTATTTTTTGGGATGGAGAGGACACTGTGGCacacccagagctggggcaggacacagccagtCTACCAGCAAGGAGAGGCttgctcttctgctgggtgctaAGGGTGACATGGAGATCAAAAGACAAAGAGGACAAAACCCAGCCTGTGATGGACCTGAGCTGAAGATGACACTTGGTTTCAGAATCTGTGGATCCTGATTTGgttctttttgcattttttaagaaagtcctttcctttctctttctctgtgccTACTTCTCTTTTGGAACAACTGACCTTGCAGAACATTGTGATACAGGCAATGCTTGTGTTTGCTGTACCTACATTTCTCTACCTGTGGCTCAAAACGTTGTCTCAAGCTCAGCCTGGCCAGCCCTCCCACTACCTGGTCACTCAAAAACTGCAGGGGCTCTCATCATCTTTGCTAGAAAAAGAGgattttccttcaaaatccTAACTCCCTGCTTGGCGAGTTGGCAGCAAACAGCAGTACCAGGAGGTGAGCCCTTGGTGGGTACCCTTGGGTGGAGAGGCTGAGCCCAGTCTGTGGGGCCTCACCACAAAGCACACAAGCACTGGTAGGCAGTTGCTAATTACAGCCTGGTTAAAGGATGCTTGGACTTAAGTCAGGATATAAAAGGCTTATGCAAAGCACCCATTTTACACAACAGGAGCCACTGTGGTTACTCACACAACACAATGATTGTTATTAGATTAAAGAGAATGTGCTTAAAATAAGCCCTTTCCACACAAAAACGCTGTTCAAAAAATAGACCTTTCTCTGCTCTATTGCCTTGAGCAACATGTTCATGCTCCAATTTATGGATAACTGTGAGTgaaacacacagagctgaggaagTTATCATTTGCCTGCCTTCAATTGTCTGCCAGGGGACTGGTGCCACCACGACCAGTTATATTTAGCTACTGCACAAAGTTAAGGAAGACATGGGTTTGAGTCATCCCCAGCATCTACACCACATGcccaattttaaaagaaagtgaaaattaaagTCATCCTCAAAATCTGGGAAATTTCCAAGTGACTCGACATCTATCAGAAAGGGTTGAGGATAGGACAGAAATGTGCCATAAATTATTTCCCTGAAAGGTGTGAGATGTCCCTtactgggaaggagaaggacttAGAGTGCACCCTCAAGTCAGGTTTTTGTAATTCTGCCTGCACTGTTGAAGGACTCAAACTCAGCTGAGCAATGAGTCTAGTGAGTCTGTAACcttgttttattctttctctcttgAATATTCCTGGAGAGCAACAGCACCGATTTCAACATGATCTCCACCCAGGTGCAGGCTTCTCCACCCCACCAAACCATCTTGTGCTTCTCAGGGAGGATCCTCTctcttgtgctccctggcacagctcttgTTCACGCACCCACTCAGCCAAATGCAGGAAGATTTGAAAGGGAATGGGACAAGTTTTCTAAAGGCCTCCTAATTTTTTTGCACTGGAGTGTTTGATAAAGGCTGAGATACCAGTATGATCAAAAGGAGGAATGGAAAGAGCTCTGAGATAAGGGGGGACAGTGGATTTCTAAGACCCCACCTTTGGGATATCTCAGCACAGTAAGGCAATAAGATGACTGCTTCACCTGGTTGTTACTCAGTCTGGCATGCAGGTCCAAggaactggggttttttccttcacaaaatTCAGTAGACTTtgatgtgtattttattttaaaattaattaaatgaatttttaattgattttacattttaaattagtttaaaataCATGAAGATCTGAAAACTTGTTCATTTGTACCTACCAATGAAGTCTATGGCTTCCTGGAAGTGAGAGCTGATGTCTGCTGTGTGACTGTCCTCCACTGGGATCCACTTGTAGCAATACTGGTCTTTGAAGGACTctgagcttttcctggagacattTAGCAGGGCTGTGATGTGTAGGTTGGCGAGAAATTCGCACTTGGAAGCATGATAGGCACTACCAAGGTAGAGAAAAGGCAAGATTTCGACTGGACCACCctggaagagaaggagcagaaacATGTAATTCTTTTTTCAAAAGTCCTGCGACCTAAGAGCAATCTGTGTGGGtgcctgctccctccctctctggcttttttggaccccagtgctgctggccaaTGAATCAGTGCCATGGCAAAGCCCacacaggaaaaatgttttaattttcttgtccACATCTGCAAGGTACAAAGTCAGACCCAACCCAGTCATGTGGAGGAT harbors:
- the DUSP5 gene encoding dual specificity protein phosphatase 5, with translation MKVTSLDCRQLRKLLRKEPSRCLVLDCRPYLSYSASCLRGSLNVNLNSVVMRRARGGAVPLHFVVPDAAARARLLLGGEGTAGAARLAAVVVLDQSTGHWQKLKKDSTAQIVLNALLSSLPEAGARVCFLKGGYETFNSQYPECCVDGKLISPERTESERNLASHCEKQSANHKPAYDQGGPVEILPFLYLGSAYHASKCEFLANLHITALLNVSRKSSESFKDQYCYKWIPVEDSHTADISSHFQEAIDFIDYVRRTGGKILVHCEAGISRSPTICMAYLMKTKKLRLDEAFDYIKQRRSLISPNFGFMGQLLQYESEILSSTPSPPVASCKREAASFFAEELTLGKNFEGSCFAFPTSVLSSVPIHSPVHQLKLSPMTASSSC